Proteins encoded by one window of Vibrio algicola:
- the metK gene encoding methionine adenosyltransferase, with protein MAKHLFTSESVSEGHPDKIADQISDAVLDAILEQDPKARVACETYVKTGMVMVGGEVTTSAWVDIEEITRETVREIGYIHSDMGFDANSCAVLNTIGKQSPDINQGVDKADPKDQGAGDQGIMFGYATNETPILMPAPITYSHLLVKKQAEVRKSGKLDFLRPDAKSQVTFQYDQGKIVGIDAVVLSTQHSDSISTPDLREAVMEEIIKPVLPEEWLNKDTKYFINPTGRFVIGGPMGDCGLTGRKIIVDTYGGAARHGGGAFSGKDPSKVDRSAAYAARYVAKNIVAAGLADRCEIQLSYAIGVAEPTSIMVETFGTEKVPADIIVEAARQHFDLRPYGLQEMLNLLQPIYKKTAAYGHFGREEFPWEATDKAASLRAFAGL; from the coding sequence ATGGCTAAGCATTTATTTACTTCAGAATCTGTATCTGAAGGTCATCCAGACAAAATTGCCGATCAAATTTCTGATGCGGTATTGGATGCAATCCTAGAGCAAGATCCTAAAGCACGTGTGGCGTGTGAAACTTACGTAAAAACCGGCATGGTTATGGTTGGCGGCGAAGTGACGACTTCTGCATGGGTTGATATCGAAGAAATCACTCGTGAAACCGTTCGTGAGATTGGTTACATCCATTCAGATATGGGTTTTGATGCCAACTCTTGCGCCGTATTAAATACCATTGGTAAGCAATCTCCAGACATCAACCAAGGTGTCGATAAAGCCGATCCTAAAGATCAGGGCGCGGGCGACCAAGGTATTATGTTTGGTTACGCCACCAACGAAACGCCAATTCTAATGCCTGCTCCAATCACTTATTCTCACCTATTAGTGAAGAAGCAAGCTGAAGTTCGTAAAAGCGGCAAGTTGGATTTCTTACGTCCAGATGCGAAATCTCAAGTTACCTTCCAATACGATCAAGGCAAAATTGTCGGTATTGATGCAGTGGTACTTTCAACTCAGCACAGCGATTCAATCTCAACGCCGGATCTACGTGAAGCAGTAATGGAAGAAATCATCAAACCTGTTCTTCCTGAAGAATGGTTAAATAAAGACACTAAGTACTTTATCAATCCAACCGGTCGTTTTGTTATCGGTGGCCCAATGGGTGACTGTGGTTTAACCGGTCGTAAAATTATCGTTGATACCTACGGCGGCGCAGCGCGTCACGGTGGCGGCGCATTCTCTGGTAAAGATCCATCAAAAGTAGACCGTTCAGCGGCTTATGCAGCACGTTATGTAGCAAAAAACATTGTGGCTGCTGGTCTTGCTGATCGCTGTGAAATTCAATTGTCTTACGCGATTGGTGTTGCAGAGCCGACATCTATCATGGTTGAAACCTTTGGCACTGAAAAAGTACCAGCCGACATTATTGTTGAAGCAGCACGTCAACACTTCGACCTACGTCCATACGGCCTACAAGAAATGTTGAACTTGCTACAACCTATCTACAAGAAGACCGCCGCTTATGGTCACTTTGGTCGTGAAGAGTTCCCTTGGGAAGCTACCGACAAAGCCGCTTCATTACGCGCCTTTGCTGGCCTATAA
- the tkt gene encoding transketolase, giving the protein MTSRKDLANAIRALSMDGVQQANSGHPGAPMGMADIAEVLWRSHLNHNPQNPEWADRDRFILSNGHGSMLIYSLLHLSGYELPISELKNFRQLHSKTPGHPEYGYAPGVETTTGPLGQGITNAVGMALAEKSLAAQFNKEGHDIVDHFTYTFLGDGCMMEGISHEACSLAGVLGLGKLVAFWDDNGISIDGHVEGWFADDTPKRFEAYGWHVIPGVDGHDADAIEAAIAAAKADPRPTLICTKTVIGFGSPNKAGTHDCHGAPLGADEIKATKEQLGWAHGPFEIPTDIYAQWDAKEAGAAKEAAWNEKFAAYAAAYPELASEFKRRTAGDLPNDWEAKANAIIADLQANPANIASRKASQNALEAFGAMLPEFMGGSADLAPSNLTMWSGSKSLTADDASGNYIHYGVREFAMTAIINGIALHGGFVPYGATFLMFMEYARNAMRMAALMKIQNIQVYTHDSIGLGEDGPTHQPVEQIASLRMTPNMSTWRPCDQVESAVAWKLAIERKDAPSALIFSRQNLAQQARTDEQVANIAKGAYILNDCVGTPELILIATGSEVELAVEAAAKLTAEGKQVRVVSMPSTDAFDKQDAAYRESVLPSDVTARIAIEAGIADFWFKYVGLDGRIIGMTTFGESAPAGELFKMFGFTVENVIETAQELLA; this is encoded by the coding sequence ATGACGTCTCGTAAAGATCTAGCAAATGCAATCCGCGCTTTAAGCATGGATGGTGTTCAACAAGCCAATTCGGGTCACCCAGGCGCCCCAATGGGGATGGCCGATATCGCTGAAGTTCTTTGGCGTTCACACTTAAACCACAACCCACAAAACCCTGAGTGGGCTGATCGTGACCGTTTCATTCTTTCGAATGGCCACGGTTCTATGCTGATTTATTCTTTGCTTCACCTTTCAGGTTACGAGCTACCAATTTCTGAGCTGAAAAACTTCCGTCAATTGCATTCAAAAACTCCAGGTCACCCAGAATACGGTTATGCACCTGGCGTTGAAACAACAACCGGCCCTCTAGGTCAAGGTATCACTAACGCGGTTGGTATGGCGTTGGCTGAAAAATCTCTAGCGGCACAATTTAATAAAGAAGGTCACGACATCGTTGATCACTTCACTTACACCTTCCTTGGCGACGGTTGTATGATGGAAGGGATCTCGCACGAAGCTTGTTCTTTAGCGGGCGTTCTTGGTCTTGGTAAACTGGTTGCATTCTGGGATGACAACGGTATTTCTATCGATGGTCACGTTGAAGGCTGGTTTGCAGACGATACCCCTAAGCGTTTTGAAGCGTACGGTTGGCATGTTATTCCTGGCGTTGATGGCCACGATGCTGATGCTATCGAAGCGGCGATTGCGGCAGCGAAAGCGGATCCACGTCCTACTTTAATTTGTACTAAAACGGTTATCGGTTTTGGTTCACCTAATAAAGCAGGCACCCACGATTGTCACGGTGCACCACTAGGCGCAGATGAAATCAAAGCAACCAAAGAACAACTTGGTTGGGCACACGGTCCTTTCGAGATCCCAACTGATATTTACGCGCAGTGGGATGCAAAAGAAGCAGGCGCAGCGAAAGAAGCGGCATGGAATGAGAAGTTTGCAGCATATGCCGCGGCTTACCCAGAACTTGCTTCTGAATTTAAACGTCGTACTGCTGGTGATCTGCCAAATGATTGGGAAGCGAAAGCCAACGCCATCATTGCTGATCTTCAAGCAAACCCTGCCAACATCGCTTCACGTAAAGCATCACAAAATGCACTAGAAGCGTTTGGCGCAATGCTACCTGAATTTATGGGCGGCTCGGCTGACCTTGCACCGTCTAACCTAACCATGTGGTCGGGTTCTAAATCACTGACTGCTGATGATGCTTCAGGCAACTATATCCACTACGGTGTGCGTGAGTTTGCTATGACAGCAATTATCAACGGTATCGCACTACACGGCGGTTTTGTTCCTTACGGCGCGACATTCCTAATGTTTATGGAATACGCACGTAACGCAATGCGCATGGCGGCGTTGATGAAAATTCAAAACATCCAAGTGTACACTCACGATTCTATTGGTCTGGGCGAAGATGGCCCAACTCACCAACCGGTTGAGCAAATTGCATCACTGCGCATGACACCAAACATGAGCACATGGCGTCCATGTGACCAAGTGGAATCAGCGGTTGCTTGGAAACTGGCGATTGAACGCAAAGATGCGCCATCTGCGCTTATCTTCTCGCGTCAAAACCTAGCACAACAAGCCCGTACTGATGAGCAAGTTGCGAACATCGCTAAAGGTGCTTACATCCTTAACGATTGTGTAGGCACTCCTGAGCTTATCTTGATTGCCACTGGCTCTGAAGTTGAACTTGCAGTAGAAGCGGCAGCGAAACTCACCGCGGAAGGCAAGCAAGTACGTGTTGTATCAATGCCATCAACCGATGCATTTGATAAGCAAGATGCGGCATACCGTGAGTCTGTATTACCATCAGACGTAACAGCGCGTATCGCAATTGAAGCGGGCATTGCGGATTTCTGGTTCAAGTACGTTGGCCTAGATGGTCGTATCATCGGTATGACAACATTTGGCGAATCTGCACCAGCAGGTGAGCTATTTAAAATGTTTGGCTTTACGGTTGAGAACGTGATTGAGACAGCTCAAGAATTGCTGGCTTAA
- a CDS encoding peptide MFS transporter, with translation MRLPSQPKGLFHLIAIQMWEFFSYYGMRSLLILFLTEKLLMSDQHAYALYGAYTSLVYVTPIIGGYIADRYLGNFWSVVVGSVLMIIGHAVLSVPSDAHMTLYTALALIICGYGFFKTNSSCLLGELYHENEDARESGFSISYIGGNIGSAVSPLVCGYAASRWGWHVGFGLAGIGMFIGLCFFISGSENFSHVKKGNMPALLKKSAGISHWQWLLVGLIASVVGLIFILKDLWAGYILAAISVVSFTQIVGLYKKSNAQDRKNLNSILYFMVFGMVFWAFDQQGGSSISLFIERNMNTNIGGYQIPTAFFQSINPIAVIVGGVAVTWLWKMLASKSISVRTLTKLNMGLLLLTAGFSLITLSAKLAMVTGKTTFFWLLIGLFFIGVAELFIDPVALSAITRLNPQGATGTLAGIYMLAGGSIANFLAANIASLTASDTPQSDNAVDLIMAATQYHHVFQSILMVTVGVLVLGLLADFIHRKEPV, from the coding sequence ATGCGGTTACCTTCACAGCCTAAAGGGCTCTTTCACCTTATAGCCATTCAAATGTGGGAATTCTTCAGTTACTACGGAATGCGTTCGTTACTTATCCTTTTCTTAACTGAAAAATTATTGATGAGCGATCAGCATGCTTATGCCCTTTATGGTGCGTACACCTCATTAGTTTATGTTACCCCGATCATTGGTGGTTATATTGCCGATCGCTATTTAGGTAACTTTTGGTCGGTAGTGGTAGGCAGCGTGCTGATGATTATCGGTCATGCGGTATTGAGTGTACCGAGTGATGCTCACATGACATTATACACTGCGTTAGCTTTGATTATTTGTGGTTATGGTTTCTTTAAAACCAACTCAAGTTGTTTGCTGGGTGAGTTGTATCATGAAAATGAAGATGCGCGTGAAAGTGGTTTTTCTATTTCTTATATTGGTGGCAATATCGGTTCTGCTGTATCACCATTAGTGTGTGGCTATGCTGCCAGTCGTTGGGGGTGGCACGTCGGTTTTGGTTTGGCTGGTATTGGCATGTTTATCGGTTTATGCTTTTTCATTTCAGGTAGCGAAAATTTTTCCCATGTTAAAAAAGGTAACATGCCCGCTTTATTAAAAAAGAGTGCTGGCATTTCACATTGGCAATGGTTGCTTGTTGGTTTAATCGCCAGTGTGGTTGGCTTGATCTTTATACTTAAAGACTTATGGGCCGGTTACATTTTAGCCGCGATTTCGGTGGTATCTTTTACTCAAATCGTTGGCTTGTACAAAAAAAGTAACGCACAAGATCGTAAAAATTTGAATTCAATCTTGTACTTTATGGTATTCGGAATGGTGTTTTGGGCGTTTGATCAACAAGGTGGTAGTTCTATCAGTTTATTTATCGAGCGTAATATGAATACCAATATTGGTGGTTATCAGATCCCAACCGCATTTTTCCAGTCGATTAACCCCATCGCAGTGATCGTTGGCGGAGTCGCAGTGACCTGGTTATGGAAAATGTTAGCCAGTAAAAGCATTTCGGTTCGAACCTTAACTAAGCTCAATATGGGGCTGCTATTATTAACGGCCGGTTTTAGCCTGATCACTTTGTCAGCCAAACTTGCGATGGTAACCGGTAAGACCACCTTCTTTTGGCTGTTGATTGGTTTGTTCTTTATTGGGGTGGCAGAGTTATTTATCGATCCTGTGGCGTTGTCGGCGATCACTCGCTTAAACCCACAAGGTGCAACGGGAACGTTGGCGGGCATCTATATGTTGGCTGGTGGTTCGATTGCGAATTTCTTGGCTGCCAATATTGCTTCTTTAACCGCATCGGATACCCCTCAAAGTGATAATGCGGTCGATTTAATTATGGCAGCAACTCAATATCATCATGTTTTTCAATCGATTCTAATGGTAACGGTTGGGGTGTTGGTTCTAGGTTTACTGGCGGATTTCATCCATAGAAAAGAGCCGGTATAA
- a CDS encoding YeiH family protein → MKFITTLKQSTTGLLIMLVMSIASFQIADLQFMKQYQISSLTICILLGMIIGNVFPKYLPKSSEPGIKFSQQKLLRLGIIFYGFFITFQQIIAVGLPGLVTDVIIIATTFIGGTFIGMKVLGLDREIAMLTATGSSICGAAAILAAEPVVKAKPHQTALAVSTVVIFGTTAMFVYPLIFHVFHIDPKVMGIYTGATIHEVAQVVAAGNAMNHDIAVTSVIVKLTRVMMLAPFLVALSIYLGKKVSTTGQASEEKAKITIPWFAVMFVGVAGINSMNIIPAEYIPYLTKASVFLLTMAMGALGVDTNISKIRGVGIKPIILAVILFAWLIVGGYGITTGVLSLFS, encoded by the coding sequence ATGAAATTCATCACCACATTAAAGCAATCCACAACAGGTCTATTGATCATGTTAGTGATGAGTATTGCGTCTTTTCAAATCGCTGATTTACAATTTATGAAGCAATATCAAATCAGTTCGTTAACGATTTGTATCTTGCTTGGTATGATTATTGGTAATGTATTTCCTAAATACTTACCTAAAAGCAGTGAGCCTGGTATCAAATTTAGCCAACAGAAACTCCTTCGTTTAGGTATCATTTTTTATGGTTTCTTTATTACCTTCCAGCAAATTATTGCGGTCGGTTTACCTGGCTTAGTTACCGATGTCATTATCATTGCAACGACTTTCATTGGCGGTACTTTTATCGGTATGAAAGTGTTAGGTCTTGACCGTGAAATCGCAATGCTCACCGCGACAGGTTCTTCTATTTGTGGTGCTGCGGCAATCTTGGCGGCAGAGCCAGTGGTAAAAGCGAAACCTCACCAAACCGCATTGGCAGTGTCAACCGTAGTGATCTTCGGTACGACCGCAATGTTCGTTTACCCACTTATCTTCCATGTATTCCATATCGATCCAAAAGTCATGGGTATCTATACCGGTGCGACTATCCACGAAGTCGCACAAGTGGTGGCCGCGGGTAACGCGATGAATCATGATATTGCGGTAACCTCTGTGATTGTTAAATTGACCCGCGTGATGATGCTGGCTCCATTCCTTGTGGCATTGAGTATTTATCTTGGTAAAAAAGTCTCAACTACTGGTCAAGCAAGTGAAGAAAAAGCCAAAATCACCATTCCATGGTTTGCGGTTATGTTTGTTGGTGTTGCCGGTATTAACTCAATGAATATCATTCCAGCTGAATACATTCCGTATCTAACGAAAGCGTCAGTCTTCTTACTAACGATGGCAATGGGCGCACTAGGTGTAGATACCAATATTTCTAAAATTCGCGGTGTAGGTATTAAACCTATTATCTTGGCGGTGATTTTATTCGCATGGTTGATTGTGGGTGGTTACGGTATTACGACTGGCGTATTGAGCTTGTTTAGCTAA
- a CDS encoding universal stress protein → MMKYQNIMLAVDLTSDSKELVKRAEEIAMLHQAKLNLIHIDPNFLDTYDGVIDINTDEFQDRVHHESVVEIKNMLAESNVMVDKYLVSTGAIEDEIIQAVSAYNIDLVMMGHHKSSLLRQVLLSPSEPLVREMPCDLLFIKL, encoded by the coding sequence ATGATGAAATACCAAAATATTATGTTAGCGGTTGATCTTACTTCTGATTCAAAAGAATTAGTAAAAAGAGCCGAAGAGATCGCCATGTTACATCAAGCTAAGTTGAACCTGATCCATATCGATCCGAACTTCTTAGATACTTATGACGGCGTGATTGATATTAATACCGATGAGTTTCAAGACCGTGTTCACCATGAATCTGTGGTTGAAATCAAAAACATGTTAGCTGAATCGAATGTGATGGTAGATAAATACTTAGTCAGCACAGGGGCGATTGAAGATGAAATCATTCAAGCCGTCTCAGCTTACAATATTGATTTAGTGATGATGGGACACCATAAATCAAGCTTACTACGTCAGGTATTATTATCTCCCTCTGAGCCGCTAGTTCGCGAAATGCCATGTGACTTGTTGTTTATTAAATTGTAA
- the epd gene encoding erythrose-4-phosphate dehydrogenase — protein MLRVAINGFGRIGRSVLRALYESGKNQDIQVVAVNELAEPESMAHLLQYDSSHGRFFKKVTHEQEHLFIHHQDASFDAIRILHLKDIKLLPWKDLNVDIVLDCTGKFGNQSDGQLHIQAGAKKVLFSHPGGNDLDNTIIYGVNHDSLLAEHNVVSNGSCTTNCIIPVIKALDEAFGIESGTITTIHSSMNDQQVIDAYHPDLRRSRAASQSIIPVDTKLHLGIARIYPKFVDKFEAISVRVPTINVSAMDLSVTVHKNVKVDDVNQSIIEASRCTLDGILDYTEAPLVSIDFNHDAHSSIVDGSQTRVSNHRLVKMLVWCDNEWGFANRMLDTSVAMGRFL, from the coding sequence ATGTTAAGAGTCGCCATTAATGGGTTTGGCCGAATTGGTCGCAGTGTGCTGCGCGCTTTATATGAAAGTGGTAAAAACCAAGATATTCAGGTGGTGGCGGTCAATGAACTGGCAGAACCTGAAAGCATGGCGCACTTGCTGCAATACGATTCAAGCCACGGGCGTTTTTTTAAAAAAGTGACCCATGAACAAGAACATCTCTTTATTCATCATCAAGATGCGTCATTCGATGCCATTCGTATTCTGCATTTAAAAGACATAAAATTATTACCGTGGAAAGATCTTAACGTCGATATCGTATTAGATTGTACCGGAAAGTTTGGTAATCAAAGTGATGGTCAATTGCATATCCAAGCAGGGGCCAAAAAAGTATTGTTTTCACATCCAGGTGGTAACGATCTCGACAATACCATTATTTATGGCGTTAACCACGACAGCTTATTAGCTGAACATAACGTGGTATCGAATGGCTCTTGTACCACTAATTGCATTATTCCTGTGATTAAAGCATTAGATGAAGCGTTTGGAATTGAGTCCGGCACCATCACCACGATTCACTCGTCAATGAATGATCAACAAGTTATCGATGCTTACCACCCCGATCTACGCCGTTCTCGCGCCGCCAGTCAGTCAATTATTCCGGTCGATACTAAGTTACATTTAGGCATTGCCAGAATTTACCCAAAATTTGTCGATAAATTTGAGGCAATTTCGGTACGAGTTCCTACAATTAATGTCTCTGCGATGGATTTAAGTGTCACAGTTCACAAAAACGTAAAAGTTGATGACGTAAATCAATCTATTATTGAGGCATCTCGTTGTACATTGGATGGCATATTGGATTACACCGAAGCGCCATTAGTGTCGATTGATTTTAATCACGATGCCCACAGTTCAATTGTGGATGGTTCTCAAACTCGCGTCAGTAATCACCGGCTAGTAAAAATGCTGGTGTGGTGTGATAACGAGTGGGGGTTTGCTAATCGTATGCTGGATACCAGTGTCGCGATGGGGCGATTTTTGTAA
- a CDS encoding phosphoglycerate kinase — translation MSVIKMTDLELAGKRVFIRADLNVPVKDGKVTSDARILASLPTIKTCLAAGAKVMVTSHLGRPTEGEYNEEFSLAPVVNYLNDALDCDVKLAKDYLDGLELNAGELVVLENVRFNKGEKKNEEELSKKYAALCDIFVMDAFGTAHRAQASTHGVGMNAPIACAGPLLAAELEALGKAMDNPERPLVAIVGGSKVSTKLTVLESLSKIADQLVVGGGIANTFIAAEGHNVGKSLYEADLVETAKKLMNDCAIPVATDVACAKAFDENAEAEIKNVADVQDDDMIFDLGPDSTKVLADIIMGAKTILWNGPVGVFEFKNFEAGTAGISKAIAESAGFSVAGGGDTLAAIDKFGIKADVSYISTGGGAFLEFVEGKVLPAVAMLEERAKA, via the coding sequence ATGTCTGTAATCAAGATGACTGACCTGGAACTTGCAGGTAAGCGTGTATTTATCCGTGCTGACCTAAATGTGCCAGTAAAAGACGGTAAAGTAACTTCTGATGCTCGTATCCTTGCATCACTTCCAACGATTAAAACTTGCCTAGCTGCAGGTGCTAAAGTGATGGTTACTTCTCACCTTGGCCGTCCTACTGAAGGTGAATACAACGAAGAGTTTTCTCTTGCGCCTGTTGTTAACTACTTAAACGACGCACTAGACTGCGACGTTAAACTAGCAAAAGACTACCTAGACGGTTTAGAGCTTAACGCTGGTGAGTTGGTTGTTCTTGAAAACGTTCGCTTTAACAAAGGCGAGAAGAAAAATGAAGAAGAGCTATCTAAAAAATACGCAGCACTTTGTGACATCTTCGTGATGGATGCGTTTGGTACGGCTCACCGTGCACAAGCATCAACTCACGGTGTTGGTATGAACGCACCAATCGCTTGTGCTGGTCCTCTTCTTGCTGCAGAGCTTGAAGCGCTTGGCAAAGCAATGGATAACCCAGAGCGTCCACTAGTCGCTATCGTTGGTGGTTCTAAAGTATCAACTAAACTAACCGTACTTGAGTCTCTATCTAAAATTGCTGACCAGCTAGTAGTTGGTGGTGGTATCGCAAATACCTTCATCGCAGCTGAAGGCCACAATGTTGGTAAATCTCTATACGAAGCTGACTTAGTTGAAACCGCTAAGAAACTAATGAACGATTGTGCAATCCCCGTTGCGACTGATGTTGCGTGTGCAAAAGCATTTGATGAAAACGCAGAAGCTGAAATCAAAAACGTTGCTGACGTTCAAGACGATGACATGATCTTCGACCTTGGTCCAGATTCAACGAAAGTATTGGCTGATATCATCATGGGTGCAAAAACCATTCTTTGGAATGGCCCAGTTGGCGTATTTGAATTCAAAAACTTTGAAGCAGGTACTGCAGGTATTTCTAAAGCAATCGCTGAATCTGCAGGTTTCTCTGTTGCGGGCGGCGGTGACACATTAGCGGCTATCGACAAGTTCGGTATCAAAGCTGACGTATCTTACATCTCAACGGGTGGCGGTGCTTTCCTTGAGTTTGTTGAAGGTAAAGTGTTACCTGCAGTAGCAATGCTAGAAGAGCGTGCTAAAGCATAA
- the fbaA gene encoding class II fructose-bisphosphate aldolase, whose product MSKIFDFVKPGVISGDDVQKVFAVAKENKFALPAVNVVNTDSVNAVLEAASKVKAPVIVQFSNGGAAFFAGKGIKLEGQGAQILGAVAGAKYVHAIAETYGVPVILHTDHAAKKLLPWIDGLLDAGEEYFAQTGKPLFSSHMLDLSEESLEENVETCAKYLERMAKMNMTIEIELGCTGGEEDGVDNSGMDESELYTSPEDVAYAYEKLIAVSPRFTIAASFGNVHGVYQAGNVVLTPTILRDSQAYVSEKFGLPANSLNFVFHGGSGSSEAEIQESIGYGVIKMNIDTDTQWANWDGVRAYEAENRDFLQGQIGNPTGEAAPNKKYYDPRVWLRAGQASMVARLEKAFSDLNAKDVL is encoded by the coding sequence ATGTCTAAGATCTTTGATTTTGTAAAACCTGGTGTTATCTCTGGTGATGACGTACAAAAAGTTTTCGCAGTAGCAAAAGAAAACAAGTTTGCGCTTCCTGCGGTAAACGTTGTTAACACTGATTCTGTTAACGCAGTATTAGAAGCGGCTTCTAAAGTTAAAGCTCCAGTAATCGTTCAGTTCTCTAACGGTGGCGCAGCTTTCTTCGCAGGTAAAGGCATTAAACTTGAAGGTCAAGGTGCACAAATCCTTGGCGCAGTTGCTGGTGCAAAATACGTACACGCAATCGCTGAAACTTACGGCGTTCCAGTTATTCTTCATACTGACCACGCAGCTAAGAAACTTCTTCCTTGGATCGACGGACTACTAGACGCAGGTGAAGAATACTTCGCGCAAACTGGTAAGCCACTATTCTCTTCACACATGCTAGACCTTTCTGAAGAGTCTCTAGAAGAGAACGTTGAAACTTGTGCTAAGTACCTTGAGCGCATGGCTAAAATGAACATGACTATCGAAATCGAACTAGGTTGTACTGGTGGCGAAGAAGATGGTGTTGATAACTCTGGTATGGACGAGTCTGAGCTTTACACTTCTCCTGAAGATGTTGCTTACGCTTACGAAAAACTAATTGCAGTAAGCCCGCGTTTCACTATCGCGGCTTCTTTCGGTAACGTACACGGTGTTTACCAAGCGGGTAACGTTGTTCTTACTCCAACTATCCTACGTGATTCTCAAGCATACGTTTCAGAGAAATTTGGCCTTCCAGCTAACTCTCTAAACTTCGTATTCCACGGTGGTTCTGGTTCTTCTGAAGCAGAAATCCAAGAGTCTATCGGTTACGGTGTTATCAAAATGAACATCGATACTGATACACAATGGGCAAACTGGGATGGCGTTCGTGCATACGAAGCTGAAAACCGTGATTTCCTACAAGGTCAAATCGGTAACCCAACTGGCGAAGCTGCGCCAAACAAAAAATACTACGATCCACGTGTATGGTTACGTGCTGGTCAAGCGTCTATGGTTGCGCGTCTTGAGAAAGCATTCTCAGACCTTAACGCAAAAGACGTACTATAA
- the mscS gene encoding small-conductance mechanosensitive channel MscS: MDEQDVTEVASAIAPKLTDWLTHNSDLLVQYGVNILSAIVILFIGNIIVKKIGNSVAKMLEKKQMDQAVVDFVSSLVRYVLFVIVLIAALGRVGVETASVVAVIGAAGLAIGLALQGSLANFAAGVLIVAFRPFKSGDYVEIAGVAGSVESIQIFQTVLTTPDNKMIVVPNGGVIGGPIVNYSRHATRRIDHVIGVSYGSDLKKTKEVISKVLAADSRILQTPAPTIGVVALADSSVNFVVRPWVKTEAYWDVYFDSLQAIKEALDAEGIEIPFPQMDVHMNKVEA; encoded by the coding sequence ATGGATGAACAAGATGTGACAGAAGTAGCTTCTGCTATTGCCCCTAAATTAACCGATTGGTTGACGCACAATTCTGATTTATTGGTGCAATATGGCGTCAATATTCTTTCAGCAATTGTTATTCTTTTTATCGGTAATATTATCGTTAAGAAGATCGGCAACAGTGTTGCTAAAATGCTCGAAAAGAAACAAATGGATCAAGCGGTTGTAGACTTTGTTAGCTCCCTTGTACGTTATGTTCTATTTGTCATTGTTTTGATTGCCGCTTTAGGCCGTGTAGGCGTTGAAACCGCTTCTGTGGTTGCGGTTATTGGTGCAGCAGGTTTAGCCATTGGTTTAGCTCTTCAAGGCTCACTAGCTAACTTTGCAGCCGGTGTATTGATTGTTGCTTTCCGTCCATTTAAATCTGGTGATTACGTTGAAATCGCAGGTGTTGCAGGTAGTGTTGAATCGATTCAAATCTTCCAAACGGTATTAACCACACCAGATAACAAAATGATTGTGGTGCCAAATGGTGGCGTTATCGGTGGTCCAATTGTCAACTATTCTCGCCATGCAACTCGTCGTATCGACCATGTAATTGGTGTTTCTTATGGCTCTGATCTTAAGAAAACCAAAGAGGTTATCAGTAAAGTATTAGCCGCAGATAGTCGTATTTTGCAAACGCCAGCCCCTACGATTGGTGTGGTTGCACTTGCAGATTCTTCAGTTAACTTTGTGGTTCGTCCATGGGTGAAAACAGAAGCGTATTGGGATGTATACTTTGATTCTTTACAAGCGATTAAAGAAGCGCTTGATGCAGAGGGTATCGAAATTCCATTCCCACAAATGGATGTGCACATGAATAAAGTGGAAGCGTAA